The Dermacentor albipictus isolate Rhodes 1998 colony chromosome 2, USDA_Dalb.pri_finalv2, whole genome shotgun sequence genome has a segment encoding these proteins:
- the LOC135899858 gene encoding uncharacterized protein has translation MDSEWDSSGEDQSTLEVSTLTGSSDSDEGEEDCNVTLAAVVCCVLAFIIAIAIALLLFGDLELFDDSDSGGDGDDDDVENPVKYPPVARSPPRTVITNRPTTKAPPSPPVTGRPRLTRSPPRTPRPITTRPSPIIRTKPTTTPVTTTTLEKATPRRPPLPPRKRPPPPPPPPVPTSKHPPPPSPPPAPERPPLIPTSKRPLPPPPPPPKRPSRPPSPAPPTARRPPPPPSPPLPPPAATKRRPPPPPTSKRPPPPPPAPPPPTKRPPPPPATTKRPPPPPPLPPATTKRRPPLPRPPPPPPPTTKRPLPLPPPTPATTKRRPPPPPPPSTTKRPRPPPPPPPTTTKRPRPPPPPRPTTTKRPRPPPPPPPTTTKRPRPPPLPRPTTTKRRPAPPPTTTRPPPLPPPPPPTTKRPPPPPPPPPPTTKRRPPPPPATKRRPPPPPPPPPATKRRPPPPPPPPPTTKRLPPPPPPVPTTKRPPPPSPTTKRRPPHPPPPPPPPPTTKRPPPPPPPPPPTTKRRPPPPPPPARTTRRPPPPPPPPPPTTKRRPPPPPPPARTTRRPPPPPPPPPPTTKRRPPPPPATKRPPPPPPPPPPTTKRRPPPPPPPARTTRRPPPPPPPPPPTTKRRPPPPPPPARTTRRPPPPPPPPPPTTKRRPPPPPPPARTTRRPPPPPPPPPPTTKRRPPPPPATKRRPPPPPPPPPTTKRPPPPPPPPPPATKRPPPPPPPPPTRPTRPPPPVRPTPPPPLTQSSIKPISLLCTFGKKTGGSTVYPPDGLCDYIFYDSMYKNNRNPLVGGQWDYDVFSILSRAQKADRTKSQYGAGFAFQHRDKLISQLTKTSLEAFWQHNLFHFGIIDCPMHGVTKADMDEVFVALKKLEDVAKIARTSGNASYVILGALSATSQWTEYFKDKFKNTFKPDLFISLGHQLRGDPEKSRCIATPPAILQKPTGFPDEHDLHDAARALAAVASQAGGPRISISVSMKGRWSTLKPKVKAEVFAPCVTSKQGPFYGSYKDVCDTPPFSNNLLHDGKRYAMHTYDKASRRMFVYDNEETLCKKICLVKANYTKVEFGVAIYDLDYEDTDDTCSSLNTKGAYSRTKAVSTVQRYLASQFTDPSKEAECSKLWR, from the coding sequence ATGGACAGCGAGTGGGATTCATCCGGCGAGGACCAGTCGACCCTCGAAGTGTCGACCCTGACCGGTTCTTCGGACAGTGACGAAGGTGAAGAGGATTGCAACGTCACACTCGCAGCCGTTGTGTGCTGCGTCCTGGCTTTCATCATCGCCATAGCCATCGCGCTACTACTATTCGGAGACCTGGAGCTCTTCGACGATTCTGACTCAGGTGGAGATGGTGACGACGATGACGTAGAAAATCCGGTGAAATACCCGCCCGTTGCCCGCTCCCCGCCACGGACAGTAATTACTAATCGCCCCACAACGAAAGCGCCACCATCGCCACCGGTGACCGGTCGCCCTAGACTCACTAGGTCCCCGCCTAGAACGCCAAGACCGATAACAACGAGGCCGTCTCCTATTATACGTACTAAGCCTACTACTACACCCGTCACCACAACTACGCTGGAAAAAGCGACTCCCAGACGTCCGCCACTTCCGCCACGTAAACGCCCTCcgccacctcctcctccgcctgTTCCGACATCTAAACACCCTCCACCACCCTCTCCTCCTCCAGCACCTGAACGTCCTCCGCTTATTCCGACATCTAAACGCCCTCTGCCACCACCTCCTCCGCCACCTAAACGCCCTTCACGGCCTCCTTCTCCGGCTCCTCCGACAGCTAGACGACCTCCACCGCCTCCTTCTCCGCCTCTTCCACCTCCTGCGGCaactaaacgccgtccaccacctcctccgACAAGTAAACGccctccaccacctcctcctgCGCCTCCTCCTCCAACTAAACGCCCTCCACCACCTCCTGCCACAACTAAACGCCCTCCGCCACCTCCTCCTCTGCCTCCTGCGACaactaaacgccgtccaccacTTCCTCGTCCGCCTCCACCGCCTCCTCCGACAACTAAACGCCCTCTGCCACTTCCTCCTCCGACTCCTGCGACaactaaacgccgtccaccaccGCCTCCTCCGCCTTCGACAACTAAACGCCCTCGgccacctcctcctccgcctcctacGACAACTAAACGCCCTCGGCCACCTCCTCCTCCGCGTCCTACGACAACTAAACGCCCTCGgccacctcctcctccgcctcctacGACAACTAAACGCCCTCGGCCACCTCCTCTTCCGCGTCCTACGACAACTAAACGCCGTCCAGCACCTCCTCCGACAACTACACGCCCTCCGCCActtcctcctccacctccaccGACAACTAAACGCCCTCCGCCACCTCcccctccgcctcctccgactactaaacgccgtccaccacctcctccggcaactaaacgccgtccaccaccacctcctccacctcctccggcaactaaacgccgtccaccaccgcctcctccacctcctccgaCAACTAAACGCCTGCCACCACCTCCTCCACCTGTTCCGACAACTAAACGCCCTCCGCCACCTTCTCCGACaactaaacgccgtccaccacATCCTCCGCCGCCTCCTCCGCCTCCCCCGACAACTAAACGccctccaccacctcctcctccgcctcctccgacaaCTAAACGTCGTCCACCACCGCCTCCTCCGCCTGCACGGACAACTAGACGtcctccaccacctcctcctccgcctcctccgacaaCTAAACGTCGTCCACCACCGCCTCCTCCGCCTGCACGGACAACTAGACGtcctccaccacctcctcctccgcctcctccgaccactaaacgccgtccaccacctccGCCGGCAACTAAACGccctccaccacctcctcctccgcctcctccgacaaCTAAACGTCGTCCACCACCGCCTCCTCCGCCTGCACGGACAACTAGACGtcctccaccacctcctcctccgcctcctccgacaaCTAAACGTCGTCCACCACCGCCTCCTCCGCCTGCACGGACAACTAGACGtcctccaccacctcctcctccgcctcctccgacaaCTAAACGTCGTCCACCACCGCCTCCTCCGCCTGCACGGACAACTAGACGtcctccaccacctcctcctccgcctcctccgaccactaaacgccgtccaccacctccGCCGGCaactaaacgccgtccaccaccgcctccaccacctcctccgacaactaaacgccctccaccacctcctcctccgcctcctccggcAACTAAACGTCCTccaccccctcctcctcctccgccaaCTCGGCCTACTCGGCCACCTCCGCCAGTTCGGCCTACTCCGCCACCTCCTCTCACACAGTCATCCATAAAACCTATCTCGCTTCTGTGCACCTTCGGTAAAAAGACAGGCGGCAGCACCGTCTATCCACCGGATGGTTTGTGCGACTACATCTTCTACGACTCGATGTACAAGAACAATCGCAACCCGCTTGTCGGAGGACAGTGGGACTACGACGTATTCTCCATCCTCTCGAGAGCGCAGAAAGCCGACCGCACCAAGTCGCAGTATGGTGCGGGTTTCGCCTTCCAACATCGCGACAAACTCATCAGCCAACTGACCAAAACGTCCCTGGAAGCTTTCTGGCAACACAACTTGTTTCACTTCGGCATCATCGACTGTCCCATGCACGGCGTCACCAAGGCCGATATGGACGAAGTGTTCGTGGCACTCAAGAAGCTCGAAGACGTCGCCAAGATAGCGAGAACTTCTGGAAACGCCTCGTACGTCATCCTGGGCGCGCTGTCCGCCACTAGCCAGTGGACCGAGTACTTCAAAGACAAGTTCAAGAATACCTTCAAGCCGGACCTGTTCATCTCGCTCGGCCACCAGCTGCGGGGCGATCCGGAGAAGAGCCGGTGCATCGCCACGCCACCAGCCATACTGCAGAAGCCAACGGGGTTTCCAGACGAACACGACTTGCACGACGCTGCGCGAGCCCTGGCGGCCGTTGCTTCGCAAGCCGGCGGCCCACGGATCTCCATCTCCGTCTCGATGAAGGGTCGCTGGTCCACGCTGAAGCCGAAGGTCAAGGCCGAGGTCTTCGCGCCCTGCGTCACGAGCAAACAGGGGCCCTTCTATGGCAGCTACAAAGACGTGTGCGACACGCCGCCCTTCTCGAACAACCTGTTGCACGACGGGAAGCGGTACGCCATGCACACCTACGACAAGGCGTCGCGGCGCATGTTCGTGTACGACAACGAGGAGACTCTGTGCAAGAAGATCTGCCTCGTCAAGGCCAACTACACCAAGGTGGAATTCGGCGTGGCGATCTACGACCTGGACTACGAAGACACCGACGACACCTGCTCGTCGCTCAACACTAAGGGAGCCTATAGCCGCACCAAGGCTGTGAGCACTGTGCAGAGGTATTTGGCCAGCCAGTTCACCGATCCGTCTAAGGAGGCCGAGTGTTCCAAGCTGTGGCGATAA